Sequence from the Falsibacillus albus genome:
TATAGAGAAAAATTAGGCTACAATAAAGCTATAATCTTTCTAGGAGGGACATCATGACAAAAATTGCAATCACCGGTGCCGGTACTGGATTAGGAAAAGAACTGGCCCTTCAATATGCACAAAGTGGAAATGAGCTTCATCTCATCGGCCGCACGCAAAGCAGCCTCGAGAAGACTGCAAACGATATAAGGGAAAAAGGTGCAGAAGCGAATATCCACATCGCCGACCTTACTTCCGAAGCTGAAGTACATAACGTATTTACTACTATAGGTTCACTTGATATTTTGATCAACAACGCAGGTATAGGCTATTTTGGGGAATTTCTGGAATCAACAACGGATGAAATGGACAAGATGTTCGAAATCAACAGCTTTGCCCCGATCTATACAAGCAGGGCAGTTCTTCCAATCTTCAAAGAAAAAGATCATGGCACGATCATCAATATCATTTCCACAGCCGGACTTCGCGGAAAGAAAAACGAGGCATTATATGTCTCAAGTAAATTTGCATTAAGGGGCTTCACGGAAAGCCTGCAGAAAGAATACGAAGAAACCGGCATCCGCATCGT
This genomic interval carries:
- a CDS encoding SDR family NAD(P)-dependent oxidoreductase, which translates into the protein MTKIAITGAGTGLGKELALQYAQSGNELHLIGRTQSSLEKTANDIREKGAEANIHIADLTSEAEVHNVFTTIGSLDILINNAGIGYFGEFLESTTDEMDKMFEINSFAPIYTSRAVLPIFKEKDHGTIINIISTAGLRGKKNEALYVSSKFALRGFTESLQKEYEETGIRIVGAYMGGMNTPFWDDTDHIKDKSRLRSPQEIAEIIVSESREKTEIIIESKK